In a genomic window of Allomeiothermus silvanus DSM 9946:
- a CDS encoding LacI family DNA-binding transcriptional regulator, whose amino-acid sequence MQQRRVPTISDVARLAGVSTGTVSRVLNRRPGVRPETRERVLAVVERLGYVPMAAARELSGHTNKVGVLVSPRVWKYSPYFILLFEALSDSLWNENFKLEEIPLNAAGQPMIEAEGYIVLGAHDHDPRLEQMVRQHPSTVLVGVQPGMFWVAPDDPGGAYLATEHLIKLGHREIAHLSAAGQVGRERFEGYRQALEDYRVPYRSELVFDGAFSTLPAYRAVRRAWEQGIRFSGLFAASDEMALGAIAALEDLNLRIPQDVSVVGFDDLPDLGRPLTTVRQEIPEIARTVMQLLKEAISRAPPRGVRVPVQLVVRDTTARKR is encoded by the coding sequence ATGCAGCAGCGCCGTGTCCCCACCATCAGCGATGTCGCCCGCCTGGCCGGGGTTTCCACCGGGACGGTGAGCCGGGTGCTGAATCGGCGTCCAGGAGTCCGCCCTGAGACCCGCGAACGCGTGCTGGCGGTGGTCGAGCGGCTGGGGTATGTTCCCATGGCGGCGGCCCGAGAGCTATCGGGTCACACCAACAAAGTGGGGGTGCTGGTTTCGCCGCGGGTGTGGAAGTACTCGCCGTATTTCATTCTGCTCTTTGAGGCGCTTAGCGATTCGCTGTGGAACGAGAATTTCAAGCTCGAGGAGATCCCCTTGAACGCGGCGGGCCAGCCTATGATCGAGGCTGAGGGGTACATCGTGTTGGGGGCTCACGACCACGACCCCAGGCTCGAGCAGATGGTGCGGCAACACCCCTCCACGGTGCTGGTGGGGGTGCAGCCGGGGATGTTCTGGGTGGCCCCAGACGACCCCGGCGGGGCTTACCTAGCCACCGAACACCTCATCAAGCTAGGGCATCGGGAGATCGCCCACCTCTCGGCGGCTGGCCAGGTGGGTCGCGAGCGTTTCGAGGGTTACCGCCAGGCGCTCGAGGACTACCGGGTTCCCTACCGATCGGAGCTGGTGTTCGACGGAGCTTTCTCCACCCTGCCTGCTTACCGCGCGGTGCGGCGGGCTTGGGAGCAGGGGATACGCTTCAGCGGTCTGTTCGCAGCTTCCGATGAGATGGCCTTGGGAGCGATAGCAGCGCTGGAAGACCTCAACCTGCGCATCCCCCAGGATGTATCGGTGGTAGGCTTCGATGACCTGCCCGACCTGGGCCGTCCCCTTACCACGGTACGGCAGGAGATCCCTGAGATCGCCCGTACGGTGATGCAGCTCTTGAAGGAGGCGATCTCCCGTGCACCCCCCCGGGGGGTGCGGGTTCCCGTGCAGCTGGTGGTGCGCGACACCACTGCCCGGAAACGCTAG
- a CDS encoding glucose-1-phosphate thymidylyltransferase — translation MKGLILAAGRGTRLRPLTYTRPKHVFRVAGKPIIYFAVKNLREAGIHQIGVVVSPENREDIMQALEGFPGVSLSYIVQEEPRGLAHAVGVARDWLGESPFVMYLGDNLFQSGITRFVSSYRAGVGAVIALVRVPDPRQFGVAVLEGGRVVRLVEKPKEPPSDLAVAGVYVFGPEIHPIIADLEPSARGEYEITDAIQGLLERGHPVLGMEVEGWWKDTGRPHDLLDANRLLLVEMSPETKGQVWESKITGRVVIEEGAVVRESTILGPVMIASGAIVDGAYIGPFTSVGPGAVVRRAEVEFSILEDGAVVEDVPLRLHESILGVGARVTSRDGLPKAHKLVLGDLSSVELG, via the coding sequence ATGAAAGGACTGATACTCGCCGCCGGGCGCGGTACGCGACTACGGCCACTTACCTATACGCGCCCCAAACATGTCTTCCGCGTCGCGGGCAAACCCATTATCTACTTCGCGGTGAAGAACCTGCGCGAAGCCGGGATACACCAAATCGGGGTAGTGGTATCCCCAGAAAACCGCGAGGACATCATGCAAGCCCTGGAGGGCTTCCCCGGGGTGAGCCTGAGCTATATCGTGCAGGAGGAACCTCGGGGGTTAGCCCACGCGGTGGGCGTAGCCCGGGACTGGCTGGGAGAAAGCCCCTTCGTGATGTATCTGGGAGATAACCTGTTTCAGTCGGGGATCACCCGCTTCGTCTCAAGCTACCGGGCTGGGGTAGGGGCGGTGATCGCCTTGGTGCGGGTCCCCGACCCCCGGCAGTTCGGGGTAGCGGTCTTGGAGGGGGGCCGCGTGGTACGGCTCGTCGAAAAACCCAAGGAGCCGCCTTCGGACCTGGCCGTGGCCGGGGTCTACGTATTCGGCCCAGAGATCCACCCCATCATCGCCGACCTCGAGCCCAGCGCCCGCGGCGAATACGAAATCACCGACGCTATTCAAGGGCTGCTGGAAAGAGGCCATCCCGTGCTGGGGATGGAGGTAGAGGGCTGGTGGAAGGACACCGGGCGGCCCCACGACCTCTTGGACGCCAACCGGCTTTTGCTGGTGGAGATGAGCCCCGAGACCAAAGGCCAGGTTTGGGAGAGCAAGATCACCGGACGGGTAGTGATCGAAGAGGGGGCGGTGGTACGGGAGTCTACCATTTTAGGGCCGGTGATGATTGCCAGTGGGGCCATCGTAGATGGGGCCTACATCGGGCCTTTTACCTCAGTGGGGCCAGGAGCGGTGGTGCGCCGGGCCGAGGTGGAGTTCTCCATCCTCGAGGACGGGGCAGTGGTCGAGGACGTACCCTTGCGGCTGCACGAGAGCATTCTGGGGGTGGGGGCCCGGGTCACCAGCCGCGATGGCCTTCCCAAAGCCCACAAGCTGGTGCTGGGGGATCTCTCCTCGGTGGAGTTAGGCTGA
- a CDS encoding LysM peptidoglycan-binding domain-containing protein, which produces MWPFGKSIAQRAQEAIDSMNVFQGLGLRVSEQNGVLSVSGAVPNKNYLRAIEAAVGGIKGIQSVDTSGVIVAQQEVSDADIAQAEEEVRRATESSALAKQVLAALEANGELKDDPIDVLQKGSGVVLRGAVDSQHEFNLAVQLAKSAGATDVDTQGLQVHPGAKAKFATQQSGSGYTNVPDEWYTVQPGDTLSQIALKFYGDGSRESYMKIAKANNIQDPDLIRVGQKLQIPR; this is translated from the coding sequence ATGTGGCCATTCGGTAAATCGATCGCGCAAAGAGCTCAGGAAGCCATCGACAGCATGAACGTATTCCAGGGGCTGGGATTGCGGGTCAGCGAGCAGAACGGGGTCCTCTCGGTGAGCGGGGCAGTCCCCAACAAGAACTATCTGCGGGCCATCGAGGCCGCAGTCGGGGGGATTAAGGGGATCCAATCGGTGGACACCAGCGGGGTGATCGTGGCCCAGCAGGAGGTCTCCGACGCAGACATCGCCCAGGCCGAAGAAGAGGTGCGCCGGGCCACCGAGAGCAGTGCGCTGGCCAAACAGGTGCTGGCCGCGCTCGAGGCCAACGGCGAACTCAAAGATGACCCTATTGACGTGTTGCAAAAAGGCAGCGGGGTGGTTCTGCGCGGCGCAGTGGACAGCCAGCACGAGTTCAACCTAGCGGTGCAGCTCGCCAAAAGCGCCGGGGCTACCGACGTGGACACCCAGGGGCTCCAAGTTCACCCCGGGGCCAAGGCCAAATTTGCCACCCAGCAAAGCGGCAGCGGGTATACCAACGTCCCCGACGAGTGGTACACGGTTCAGCCCGGTGACACCCTCTCTCAGATCGCCCTCAAGTTCTACGGCGATGGCAGCCGCGAAAGCTACATGAAAATCGCCAAAGCCAACAATATCCAAGACCCCGACCTGATCCGCGTGGGGCAAAAGTTGCAGATCCCGCGTTAG
- a CDS encoding DUF11 domain-containing protein: MKRSVGILGILLFLWFSLALAQTPAGTSIQNQASATYIDSANQPRSTTSNLVVTVVQQVYSFTITPNSTHSGSPATENNLTTPGQTRTALPGAPAYLSYRVSNTGNGTDTIGLSVVQGTLDDFDLASVSIVRDDNCNGQPDSGEPAVTSVTLAQGASACVVVQGTIPASTANNKKANVNLAGTSQGSPSVTDNDNWAQVTANTAATLTLVKSASPSSGVAPLQNITYTLTGSNTGGSAAGAVTGVVTLGTAKNGILITDVIPSGLTYVANSLSGSAGAGTVTLIYSTDGGTTWSATQPASGVNAVGMLIEGSGNFFPQGASYTLSFQAKVPSGAPSGTSYSNFATLKFDANGNGNATDPGETVTSNTTNTAVAATYSVSVGPYQNPSGGASGSYTAGAYTVTQSGDTQSIASAYSGTTVIFRHTLQNGRLLSQPSD; the protein is encoded by the coding sequence ATGAAGAGATCTGTCGGCATACTCGGCATCCTGTTGTTCCTATGGTTTAGCCTGGCGCTGGCCCAGACTCCGGCGGGGACCAGCATCCAAAACCAGGCCTCAGCTACCTACATCGACTCCGCCAACCAGCCCCGGAGCACCACCTCCAACCTGGTGGTGACGGTAGTTCAGCAGGTCTACAGCTTCACCATCACCCCCAACAGCACCCACTCCGGCTCCCCGGCCACCGAGAATAACCTGACCACCCCCGGCCAGACCCGTACTGCGTTGCCCGGGGCCCCGGCCTATCTTTCCTACCGGGTGAGCAACACCGGCAACGGCACCGACACCATCGGGCTCAGTGTCGTCCAAGGCACCCTCGACGACTTCGATCTGGCGAGCGTCAGCATCGTCCGCGACGATAACTGCAACGGCCAGCCGGACTCGGGCGAGCCCGCCGTGACCAGCGTCACCCTAGCCCAGGGGGCCTCGGCCTGCGTGGTGGTGCAAGGCACAATTCCCGCCAGCACTGCCAATAACAAAAAGGCCAACGTCAACCTCGCAGGCACCTCGCAAGGCAGCCCCAGCGTCACCGACAACGATAACTGGGCGCAGGTTACCGCCAACACCGCCGCCACCCTGACCCTGGTCAAATCGGCCAGCCCCTCCTCAGGTGTCGCTCCTCTCCAGAACATCACCTACACCCTCACCGGCTCCAACACCGGCGGGAGCGCGGCGGGCGCGGTGACCGGGGTCGTCACCCTGGGTACGGCTAAAAACGGCATCCTCATCACCGACGTGATCCCCAGCGGCCTCACGTACGTAGCGAACTCTCTTAGCGGCAGCGCCGGGGCCGGGACCGTCACCCTGATCTACTCCACCGACGGCGGTACCACCTGGAGCGCCACCCAGCCTGCCTCCGGGGTGAACGCGGTGGGGATGTTGATCGAAGGTAGCGGCAACTTCTTCCCCCAGGGTGCTTCTTACACCCTGTCCTTCCAGGCTAAGGTGCCCTCCGGCGCTCCCAGTGGCACCAGCTACAGCAACTTCGCCACCCTCAAGTTCGACGCCAACGGCAACGGCAACGCAACCGACCCCGGGGAGACCGTCACCTCCAACACCACCAACACCGCGGTGGCCGCTACCTACAGCGTATCGGTGGGTCCTTACCAAAACCCCTCCGGTGGTGCCTCGGGTAGCTATACCGCCGGGGCCTATACCGTAACCCAGAGCGGCGATACCCAAAGCATCGCCTCCGCTTATAGCGGAACTACGGTGATCTTCCGCCATACGCTGCAAAACGGCAGGCTTTTATCACAACCCTCGGATTAG
- a CDS encoding DDE transposase family protein: MHPGVGGSGGGAKGGYLFSVKGNQAELKELIQWAFANYQATDHYIQHQVRGGEVWIWHLEGLPLPEGVSGWRGSRMALRMRRRVVRKNSGELREETAYALTSLQAPAKRLYALWRGHWEVENRLHHKRDTVLGEDASRSRKGAAGLMYLRDVILNLLHLKRWPVLRSVRKFSADPKVLLRLIRGL, from the coding sequence GTGCACCCAGGAGTTGGCGGCAGTGGTGGTGGAGCAAAAGGGGGGTATCTGTTCAGCGTCAAAGGGAACCAGGCAGAGCTCAAGGAACTGATCCAGTGGGCCTTTGCCAACTACCAGGCGACCGACCACTACATCCAGCACCAGGTTCGGGGTGGAGAGGTCTGGATATGGCACCTGGAAGGGCTCCCCCTGCCGGAGGGGGTGAGCGGCTGGCGGGGCTCGCGGATGGCCTTGCGGATGCGACGGCGGGTGGTGCGCAAGAATAGCGGGGAGCTACGGGAGGAGACCGCCTATGCCCTGACCAGCCTACAGGCCCCGGCCAAGCGGCTGTATGCCCTGTGGCGGGGACACTGGGAGGTAGAGAATCGCTTACACCATAAACGAGACACGGTGTTGGGAGAAGATGCCTCCCGCAGCCGCAAGGGGGCGGCGGGGCTGATGTACCTACGGGATGTGATCCTGAACCTCCTGCATCTCAAAAGGTGGCCGGTGTTGCGCTCGGTTAGAAAGTTCTCGGCTGATCCCAAAGTTCTGCTGAGGCTAATCCGAGGGTTGTGA
- a CDS encoding transposase family protein encodes MKTASIPSPLPYLAQIPDPREYLKTQHRWQDLLLICLMAVGSGRHNILAVSQWVQDQRRFLLDEVHIRTRRGERKLPGQATLYRLFWSLSKDLQPLQKALLSWAREVLKALGKEGDEPLPVAVDGKHLRGTRCAWRGEEALVFLSALVQGLGLSLGSQAIADGEAAAAQGLVVHMEGLGVDWVLTGDAALCTQELAAVVVEQKGGICSASKGTRQSSRN; translated from the coding sequence ATGAAAACTGCTTCCATTCCCTCTCCGTTGCCATACCTAGCCCAGATACCCGATCCCCGCGAGTACCTGAAGACCCAGCATCGCTGGCAAGACCTGCTGCTGATCTGCTTGATGGCGGTGGGCTCGGGACGGCACAATATCCTGGCCGTCAGCCAGTGGGTGCAAGACCAGCGACGCTTCTTGCTGGACGAGGTCCATATCCGTACCCGCCGGGGTGAGCGCAAACTACCCGGGCAAGCCACCCTCTACCGCCTCTTTTGGTCCTTGAGCAAGGACCTACAACCCTTGCAAAAGGCCTTACTATCCTGGGCTCGGGAGGTACTCAAGGCCCTGGGCAAGGAGGGCGATGAACCCTTGCCCGTAGCCGTGGACGGTAAACACCTCCGGGGCACCCGGTGTGCTTGGCGAGGGGAAGAGGCGCTGGTCTTTTTGTCGGCGTTGGTTCAGGGGCTGGGGCTCTCCTTGGGGAGCCAGGCGATTGCCGACGGTGAGGCAGCGGCGGCGCAGGGACTGGTGGTACACATGGAGGGGCTGGGGGTGGACTGGGTACTGACGGGGGATGCGGCCTTGTGCACCCAGGAGTTGGCGGCAGTGGTGGTGGAGCAAAAGGGGGGTATCTGTTCAGCGTCAAAGGGAACCAGGCAGAGCTCAAGGAACTGA
- a CDS encoding DUF11 domain-containing protein produces MIKAWQNGGNTSDSFNLTYSGQPASWSCQLVADDLSTPISGPVGPVAKGATYSFALQCTIPASYTSTSAASITVQATSTGDPSKSDTTADTVSQVVSGYKVDAAHNTNGAAGGEPANPANNTRPGYNPAVNPGGSAQFPFEVANTGQNPDTYNLTATLPTGWTVTFYPDANCDGNMDTPQPAPVTSTGLINNGQTRCFIAVVSVPASATPVNAVAGTSDNVQFTVTSTTLNTVSDTLQGAVTVNAVRAFSFTPNRSGTVTSPGTIVYTHTLSNSGNQPATVSIPAYTSAYGWTYQFSTDGGATWTSSVSGLSLPIGATANLQVRVIVPAGEPINRSEAANLTATATYASGAATASVTDTTTIVGGDLRLSKSAVSYVGSTTTVRSNNGAQAFPGDQIVYTVVAENIGTANLTKVVLTDPVPAYTTFVSVSAATTIPGGTVLYSTDGTTWSPTAPTSLPAGGSIYVGVDTNSDTNITAADTMPPASKITLTLRVQVQ; encoded by the coding sequence ATGATAAAAGCCTGGCAAAACGGCGGGAACACCAGCGATAGCTTCAACCTTACCTACTCCGGCCAGCCCGCAAGCTGGAGCTGCCAGCTAGTGGCCGACGATCTGAGCACACCCATCTCCGGCCCGGTAGGCCCGGTGGCCAAAGGTGCTACTTATAGCTTCGCCCTACAGTGCACCATACCCGCCAGCTACACCAGCACCAGTGCGGCGAGCATCACGGTACAAGCCACCAGCACCGGTGATCCCTCCAAATCGGATACCACTGCCGACACCGTGAGCCAGGTGGTCTCCGGCTACAAGGTGGACGCCGCCCACAACACCAACGGCGCGGCTGGCGGCGAACCGGCTAACCCGGCCAACAACACCCGCCCTGGCTACAACCCGGCGGTGAACCCCGGGGGTAGCGCCCAATTCCCCTTCGAGGTTGCCAACACCGGGCAAAACCCCGACACCTACAACCTCACCGCCACGTTGCCCACAGGCTGGACCGTGACCTTCTACCCCGATGCCAACTGTGACGGCAACATGGACACCCCCCAACCCGCCCCCGTCACCAGCACCGGTCTGATCAATAACGGGCAGACCCGCTGCTTCATCGCGGTGGTGAGCGTCCCCGCCAGCGCTACCCCGGTAAACGCGGTCGCCGGAACCAGCGACAACGTGCAGTTCACCGTTACCAGCACCACCTTGAATACCGTCTCGGATACCCTCCAAGGAGCAGTGACGGTGAACGCGGTGCGGGCCTTTTCCTTCACCCCCAACCGCTCCGGTACCGTGACCAGTCCCGGCACCATCGTCTACACCCACACCCTGAGCAACAGCGGCAACCAACCGGCCACGGTGAGCATCCCCGCCTACACCAGCGCCTACGGCTGGACCTACCAGTTCTCCACCGACGGTGGGGCCACCTGGACCTCGAGCGTGAGCGGCCTCTCCCTCCCCATCGGGGCTACCGCCAACCTGCAGGTGCGGGTCATCGTCCCGGCGGGTGAGCCCATCAACCGCAGCGAGGCCGCCAACCTCACCGCCACCGCTACCTACGCCAGCGGCGCGGCTACGGCCAGCGTCACCGACACCACCACCATCGTGGGCGGCGACTTACGCCTCAGCAAGAGCGCGGTGAGCTACGTGGGCTCCACCACCACCGTACGCTCGAATAACGGGGCCCAGGCCTTCCCCGGCGACCAGATCGTCTACACCGTGGTGGCGGAGAACATCGGCACCGCCAACCTGACCAAGGTAGTGCTCACCGATCCCGTTCCCGCCTACACCACCTTCGTCTCGGTGAGTGCCGCTACCACCATCCCTGGAGGCACAGTGCTCTACTCCACCGACGGCACCACCTGGAGCCCCACCGCCCCTACCAGCCTCCCGGCAGGCGGCTCCATCTATGTAGGGGTAGATACCAACAGCGACACCAACATCACCGCAGCGGACACCATGCCCCCGGCCAGCAAGATCACCCTGACCTTGCGGGTGCAGGTACAGTAA
- a CDS encoding DUF11 domain-containing protein, with translation MKPFSTLFLVLFGLAWAAPAGTVIRNQAAATVEGQVYLSNPVETIVQAICVPVVSPSGTPSSPAQRVVAPAGGTVYLPYRLQNAGNASFDFALSWAQAGGSSFSPSAVRFYLDVNQNGQRDPGEPPVNGLSLAAGQTVWLLLEVTLPNPASGDLFLSPIAACGSAQDSDNYAHIQVGSGPALQLSKTATPAKLAPGEETTFNLVLRNAGDQTAPGPVVLTDRLDTPEMSGLAYVAGSALAARGQLEYTADGTTWTASEPASVRGVRLVLPKLEAGEEARLSFRVRAVSATPGVRTNRAQASGAGGPAWSEATLELVGRYVHYLGPYGNPRALPGGEGSADDRQTARVVAGQPYCFAHTLENAGNVEDLYTLQASGLPARAIGSFQSLDGSPLPDPLPVAALARWDFRYCLRVDTVLAGFTIELSATSVTTGQANRTQDRVLAVLDPAGLLLGKSVSPSGLVVAGTLLTYTLRIENALGDLSGVRVVDRLDPALEFVSASNGGSFDPAGQQVEWDLESIPSGSTLTLTLQVRVRPGTPDDTLILNRFGLTSALTPNPLHSNTVQNRVLTTQLLLQKSVDHPKASYGNRLTYRLEVANPSTADLAVRLVDTPPQGTQYVAGSARLYPAGGGCAGSGEGLEPAWKEGQLVWQGITLKAKERRCLSYQLRVLPGAPQELLNTAQAFGATGAGTALASAKSQALVQLEPGIFAPRGTLVGRVFWDVDRDGRYTQGLDLPLPGARVILGNGWQVLTDAEGRYAFRDLEPGVWTVMLDPASAPFHPLPHPEAMGEGYRHRVEVQGLTASDFPLQAPQGHITPTRSTVLEFGPLRLEKRLIPLPQGYRVVLRLEAREPLSDLTVTDPLAEGGEKVFHFPRLEGEQVLTYDVDQGVLTDPQARWRYP, from the coding sequence ATGAAGCCTTTTTCGACCCTCTTCCTTGTCCTATTTGGCTTAGCCTGGGCCGCCCCAGCGGGCACGGTGATCCGCAACCAGGCGGCGGCCACGGTGGAGGGTCAGGTTTACCTTTCTAACCCGGTGGAAACCATCGTGCAGGCGATTTGCGTGCCGGTGGTCTCCCCCAGCGGCACCCCATCCAGCCCCGCGCAGCGCGTGGTGGCCCCAGCAGGGGGTACGGTGTACCTTCCCTACCGGCTACAAAACGCAGGGAACGCCTCCTTTGATTTTGCCCTCTCCTGGGCCCAAGCGGGGGGCTCGAGCTTCTCACCAAGCGCGGTGCGGTTTTACCTGGACGTCAACCAAAACGGCCAGCGCGACCCCGGCGAGCCCCCCGTGAACGGCCTCTCACTCGCCGCAGGCCAGACGGTCTGGCTGCTGCTCGAGGTCACCCTACCCAATCCGGCCAGCGGGGATCTATTCCTCTCTCCTATCGCCGCCTGCGGCAGCGCCCAGGACAGCGATAACTACGCCCATATCCAGGTGGGGAGCGGCCCGGCGCTGCAGCTCAGCAAAACTGCCACCCCGGCCAAGCTGGCGCCCGGCGAGGAGACCACCTTTAACCTGGTGCTGCGCAACGCCGGAGACCAAACCGCACCCGGCCCGGTGGTGCTCACCGACCGGCTAGACACCCCCGAGATGAGCGGGTTAGCCTACGTGGCTGGCTCGGCGCTAGCCGCCAGGGGGCAGCTCGAGTACACCGCCGACGGCACTACCTGGACTGCTAGTGAACCGGCCAGCGTGCGCGGGGTGCGGCTGGTGCTACCCAAGCTCGAGGCCGGAGAGGAAGCCCGGCTCTCCTTCCGGGTACGGGCTGTCTCAGCTACCCCAGGGGTGCGCACCAACCGGGCCCAGGCCAGCGGCGCGGGAGGTCCAGCCTGGTCCGAGGCCACGCTCGAGCTGGTGGGCCGCTACGTTCATTACCTTGGCCCCTATGGCAATCCCCGCGCCCTCCCCGGCGGGGAGGGGAGCGCCGATGACCGCCAGACCGCGCGTGTGGTGGCGGGGCAACCTTACTGCTTTGCCCACACCCTAGAAAACGCCGGGAACGTCGAGGACCTCTACACCCTGCAGGCCTCTGGGCTTCCGGCCAGGGCCATAGGGAGCTTCCAGAGCCTGGACGGCTCTCCTTTGCCCGACCCGCTGCCCGTGGCGGCTCTTGCCCGCTGGGACTTCCGCTACTGCCTGCGGGTGGACACGGTGCTCGCGGGGTTCACCATAGAGCTGTCCGCTACCTCCGTGACCACCGGCCAGGCCAACCGTACCCAGGACCGAGTGCTGGCCGTGCTCGATCCCGCCGGGCTGCTCCTGGGCAAGAGCGTGAGCCCTTCTGGGCTAGTGGTGGCGGGGACCCTGCTCACCTACACCCTGCGCATCGAGAACGCCCTGGGCGACCTCAGCGGGGTACGGGTGGTGGACCGCCTGGACCCGGCGCTGGAGTTCGTATCGGCCTCGAACGGGGGAAGCTTTGACCCTGCCGGGCAGCAGGTGGAGTGGGACCTGGAAAGTATTCCCTCCGGCAGCACCCTCACCCTCACCCTGCAGGTCCGGGTGCGCCCGGGGACTCCCGACGATACCCTGATCCTCAACCGCTTCGGCCTGACCTCCGCCCTGACCCCCAACCCGCTCCACTCCAACACCGTGCAAAACCGGGTGCTGACCACTCAGCTGCTGCTGCAAAAATCGGTGGATCACCCCAAGGCCAGCTACGGCAACCGGCTCACCTACCGGCTCGAGGTGGCCAACCCCAGCACGGCGGACCTTGCGGTGCGGCTGGTGGACACCCCACCCCAGGGGACCCAGTACGTGGCGGGGTCGGCCCGGCTTTACCCTGCCGGGGGAGGTTGCGCGGGCAGTGGGGAGGGCCTCGAGCCTGCCTGGAAAGAGGGCCAGCTCGTATGGCAGGGGATTACCCTAAAAGCCAAGGAACGCCGCTGCCTGAGCTACCAGCTGCGGGTGCTTCCAGGAGCCCCCCAGGAGTTGCTGAACACCGCCCAGGCCTTCGGTGCCACCGGGGCAGGAACCGCGCTGGCCAGCGCCAAGAGCCAAGCCTTGGTGCAGCTAGAGCCGGGCATCTTCGCCCCCCGGGGCACCCTGGTCGGGCGGGTGTTCTGGGATGTAGATCGCGACGGGCGCTACACCCAAGGGCTCGACCTGCCCCTTCCCGGAGCCCGGGTGATCCTGGGCAACGGATGGCAGGTGCTCACCGACGCCGAGGGGCGCTATGCCTTCCGCGACCTCGAGCCTGGGGTCTGGACGGTGATGCTCGACCCTGCCTCAGCCCCTTTCCACCCCCTTCCCCACCCTGAAGCGATGGGGGAAGGCTACCGCCACCGGGTGGAGGTGCAGGGCCTCACCGCCAGTGACTTCCCCCTCCAGGCCCCCCAGGGCCACATCACCCCAACCCGCAGCACGGTGCTGGAGTTCGGCCCGCTGCGCCTGGAAAAACGCCTCATCCCACTGCCCCAGGGCTACCGGGTGGTGCTCCGGCTCGAGGCCCGCGAACCGCTTTCGGATCTCACCGTTACCGATCCGCTGGCCGAGGGCGGGGAGAAGGTGTTCCATTTCCCCCGGCTTGAGGGGGAGCAGGTTCTGACCTACGACGTAGATCAGGGCGTGCTTACCGACCCGCAGGCGCGTTGGAGGTATCCGTGA